The proteins below are encoded in one region of Campylobacter helveticus:
- a CDS encoding M16 family metallopeptidase: MINYKKKVLKNKLEVYALPVNKNSGVISVDIFYKVGSRNEIMGKSGIAHMLEHLNFKSTKNLRAGEFDEIVKGFGGVDNASTGFDYTHYFIKCSKENLDKSLGLFAELMQNLNLKDEEFQPERQVVLEERRWRTDNNPLGYLYFRLYNHAFLYHSYHWTPIGFYKDIENWNIEDIKSFHKSFYQPQNALLLVSGDIEAKELFKMASKHFEGIKNTKKIPKIHTKEPNQDGVRRAEIFKDTQTELLALAFKIPNFKHKDIPALNALAELLGSGKSAILSEILVDKLSLVNEFYAFVNDSVDENLFIFIANCNPNVKAEKVEKKMLEILASIKQGKISQKALQKVKNNTRSDFIFSLNNASGLSNICGSYLARGDLKPLLEYEKNIAALEVKDLVSVAKKYFIKEKSTTLILRKENNG; encoded by the coding sequence ATGATAAATTACAAAAAAAAGGTTTTAAAAAATAAGCTTGAGGTTTATGCCCTACCTGTTAATAAAAATAGTGGAGTGATTAGCGTCGATATCTTTTATAAGGTAGGCTCAAGAAATGAAATTATGGGGAAAAGCGGTATAGCTCATATGCTAGAGCATTTGAATTTTAAAAGCACGAAAAATTTGCGTGCTGGGGAATTTGATGAGATAGTTAAGGGCTTTGGTGGGGTGGATAATGCTAGCACGGGCTTTGACTACACGCATTATTTCATCAAATGCTCTAAGGAAAATTTGGATAAATCTTTAGGTTTATTTGCAGAATTAATGCAAAATCTTAATCTAAAAGATGAGGAATTTCAGCCTGAAAGGCAGGTTGTTTTAGAAGAAAGGCGTTGGAGGACAGATAATAATCCGCTTGGTTATTTATATTTTAGGCTTTATAATCACGCTTTTTTGTATCATTCTTACCACTGGACCCCGATAGGTTTTTATAAAGACATTGAAAATTGGAATATTGAGGATATTAAAAGTTTTCACAAAAGCTTTTATCAGCCACAAAATGCACTTTTGCTAGTGAGTGGTGATATCGAGGCTAAAGAGCTTTTTAAAATGGCGAGTAAGCATTTTGAGGGGATTAAAAACACAAAAAAAATTCCAAAAATTCATACAAAAGAACCCAATCAAGACGGCGTAAGACGCGCTGAAATTTTTAAAGATACGCAAACAGAGCTTTTAGCTCTTGCTTTTAAGATTCCAAATTTTAAACACAAGGATATTCCAGCACTTAATGCTTTAGCTGAACTTTTGGGAAGTGGTAAAAGTGCGATTTTGAGCGAAATTTTAGTCGATAAATTAAGCCTTGTTAATGAATTTTACGCCTTTGTCAATGATAGCGTTGATGAAAATTTGTTTATTTTTATCGCAAATTGTAATCCTAATGTAAAAGCGGAGAAGGTTGAAAAGAAAATGCTTGAAATTTTAGCCTCTATTAAGCAGGGTAAGATTTCACAAAAGGCTTTGCAAAAAGTGAAAAATAATACAAGAAGTGATTTTATCTTTTCTTTAAACAATGCCAGTGGCTTATCTAATATTTGTGGAAGTTATTTAGCAAGAGGGGATTTAAAACCTCTGCTTGAGTATGAGAAAAATATCGCTGCACTTGAGGTGAAAGACTTGGTAAGCGTAGCGAAAAAATACTTCATTAAGGAAAAATCAACAACTTTAATTTTAAGAAAGGAAAATAATGGATAA
- the dapA gene encoding 4-hydroxy-tetrahydrodipicolinate synthase yields the protein MDKNCIIGAMTALITPFKDGKLDTQGYARLIKRQIQNGIDAVVPVGTTGESATLTHEEHRECIEIAVDICKNTNVKVLAGAGSNATHEAVGLAQFAQKCGADGILSVTPYYNKPTQEGLYQHYKAIASSVEIPVLLYNVPGRTSCEIATDTAIRLFRECENIYGIKEASGNIDKCVDLLAHEPRLILISGDDAINYPILSNGGKGIISVSSNLLPNRLSELTKKALSEDFKAAKKINDELYNINKILFCESNPIPIKAAMFIAGLIENLEFRLPLCPPTKENFAKIEAVMKNYEIKGF from the coding sequence ATGGATAAAAACTGCATTATAGGAGCGATGACGGCGCTCATTACGCCTTTTAAAGATGGAAAACTAGACACGCAAGGTTACGCTAGGCTCATTAAAAGACAGATTCAAAATGGCATTGATGCTGTTGTTCCCGTTGGAACGACTGGAGAAAGTGCGACTTTAACGCACGAAGAGCATAGAGAATGCATAGAAATCGCTGTGGATATTTGTAAAAATACCAATGTCAAGGTTTTAGCAGGTGCTGGAAGTAATGCCACTCACGAAGCGGTAGGTTTGGCACAATTTGCACAAAAGTGCGGAGCTGATGGAATTTTAAGTGTTACGCCTTATTATAACAAGCCTACGCAAGAGGGGCTTTACCAGCATTATAAAGCTATAGCTTCTAGTGTGGAAATTCCTGTGCTTTTATATAATGTCCCAGGACGAACGAGCTGTGAGATAGCTACGGATACGGCAATTAGACTTTTTAGAGAGTGTGAAAATATTTATGGAATTAAAGAAGCGAGTGGAAATATAGACAAATGTGTTGATTTGCTTGCCCACGAGCCACGCCTTATTTTAATTTCTGGCGATGATGCAATTAATTATCCTATCCTTTCAAATGGTGGAAAAGGCATTATTTCGGTAAGCTCAAATTTACTCCCAAATAGACTGAGTGAGCTGACAAAAAAGGCTTTGAGCGAGGATTTTAAAGCGGCTAAGAAAATTAATGATGAGCTTTATAATATCAATAAAATTCTTTTTTGCGAAAGTAATCCAATCCCGATTAAAGCAGCGATGTTTATAGCGGGTTTGATAGAAAATTTAGAATTTAGACTTCCGCTTTGCCCTCCTACTAAGGAAAATTTTGCTAAAATAGAAGCTGTGATGAAAAATTATGAAATTAAAGGATTTTGA
- a CDS encoding enoyl-ACP reductase: MYNEFQGKTLVISGGTRGIGKAIVYEFAKVGVNIAFTYNSNAQIADDMVKDLEQNYKIKARAYEFNILEPETYKELFEKIDEDFERIDFFISNAIISGRAVVGGYTKFMKLKPRGINNIFTATVNAFVVGAQEAAKRMEKVGGGSIVSISSTGNLVHIENYAGHGTAKAAVEAMARYAATELGDKNIRVNVVSGGPIETDALRAFTNYEEVKQATINLSPLNRMGQPEDLAGACLFLCSSKASWVTGHTFIVDGGTTFK; the protein is encoded by the coding sequence ATGTATAACGAATTTCAAGGAAAAACTTTGGTAATTAGCGGTGGCACAAGAGGTATAGGCAAGGCTATCGTTTATGAATTTGCTAAAGTGGGTGTAAATATCGCTTTTACTTACAATTCTAACGCTCAAATTGCCGATGATATGGTGAAAGATTTGGAGCAAAATTATAAAATCAAGGCAAGGGCGTATGAGTTTAATATCTTAGAGCCTGAGACTTATAAAGAACTTTTTGAGAAAATTGATGAAGATTTTGAACGCATTGATTTTTTCATTTCAAATGCTATTATTTCTGGGCGTGCCGTTGTGGGTGGCTATACGAAATTTATGAAATTAAAACCAAGAGGGATTAATAATATCTTTACGGCTACGGTGAATGCTTTTGTTGTTGGAGCGCAAGAAGCCGCTAAGAGAATGGAAAAAGTAGGCGGAGGAAGCATTGTTTCCATCTCTTCAACGGGAAATTTAGTGCATATAGAAAATTATGCAGGACACGGCACAGCAAAGGCTGCCGTTGAGGCTATGGCAAGATACGCTGCGACTGAGCTGGGTGATAAAAATATCCGCGTTAATGTTGTAAGTGGTGGTCCTATCGAAACGGACGCACTAAGAGCTTTTACAAATTACGAAGAGGTCAAACAAGCGACAATCAATCTTAGCCCGCTCAATCGTATGGGACAGCCTGAAGATTTAGCTGGAGCCTGTTTGTTTCTTTGCTCAAGTAAGGCGAGTTGGGTTACAGGACACACCTTCATCGTTGATGGTGGCACAACTTTTAAATAA
- a CDS encoding M20/M25/M40 family metallo-hydrolase, translating into MQEVIENFKKICAIPHCSFETQKLKNFLADYARECGFKVQIDKVGNVHCIKGEPKICLQSHYDMVCIGEAPVLELYEEEGFLKAKNSSLGADNGIGVAIMMEAMRHFSHLECLFTNDEEVGLLGANGLECEIKSKKLLNLDHEGEDEIMIGCAGGVDIKAFREFSTQKSYGKVYELEAKNFKGGHSGIDIIKNHKNALKEMARFIAKNEGQIISFEGGERINSIPKHAKALIICDKDLQENEWIKCTFKGEQEVQICKQSKLLLSVINAFANGVRNYDTKLHIVKTSINLSLLRMQEGQIIFELFARSNALEELQNLEFETLEFFKSYTFEVESSNFYPPWEGKESILSQEVFNALSKFVKNVKISAIHAGLECGIIEKKFPLMCVSIGPNIYNPHSTDERCELSSVEKISKAVFEVLKNNQ; encoded by the coding sequence ATGCAAGAGGTGATTGAAAATTTCAAAAAAATCTGTGCGATTCCTCATTGTAGTTTTGAAACGCAAAAATTAAAAAACTTCCTAGCAGATTACGCTAGAGAATGTGGCTTTAAGGTGCAAATTGACAAAGTAGGTAATGTGCATTGCATAAAAGGAGAGCCTAAAATTTGCTTACAAAGCCACTATGATATGGTATGTATAGGTGAGGCACCTGTGCTTGAACTTTATGAAGAAGAGGGTTTTTTAAAAGCTAAGAATTCTTCTTTGGGTGCGGATAATGGCATAGGTGTAGCGATAATGATGGAAGCGATGAGGCATTTTTCTCATTTAGAATGCCTTTTTACAAATGATGAAGAAGTGGGACTTTTAGGGGCTAATGGCTTAGAGTGCGAGATTAAATCGAAGAAGCTTTTAAATTTAGACCACGAGGGCGAAGATGAAATAATGATAGGGTGTGCTGGAGGCGTTGATATTAAAGCATTTAGAGAATTTAGCACACAAAAATCTTATGGAAAAGTTTATGAATTAGAAGCGAAAAATTTCAAAGGGGGACATTCTGGCATTGACATTATTAAAAATCACAAAAATGCCCTTAAAGAAATGGCAAGATTTATCGCTAAAAACGAGGGGCAAATCATCTCTTTTGAGGGGGGAGAAAGGATAAATTCTATTCCAAAACACGCTAAAGCTTTAATTATTTGCGATAAAGATTTGCAAGAAAACGAATGGATAAAATGCACCTTTAAGGGCGAACAAGAAGTTCAAATTTGTAAGCAGAGCAAGCTTTTGCTAAGTGTTATCAACGCCTTTGCTAATGGAGTTAGAAATTATGATACTAAGCTTCATATCGTAAAAACAAGCATTAATCTTTCGCTTTTAAGAATGCAAGAAGGGCAAATTATTTTTGAGCTTTTTGCACGCTCAAACGCACTCGAAGAACTGCAAAATTTAGAATTTGAAACCTTAGAATTTTTTAAAAGTTACACTTTTGAAGTCGAAAGTTCAAATTTTTATCCACCTTGGGAGGGAAAAGAAAGCATTTTAAGCCAAGAGGTTTTTAATGCCCTTAGCAAATTTGTCAAAAATGTCAAAATTTCAGCCATCCACGCAGGGCTTGAATGTGGCATTATAGAGAAAAAATTTCCTCTAATGTGCGTTTCCATAGGACCAAATATCTACAACCCACACTCAACAGATGAAAGATGTGAATTAAGCTCGGTAGAGAAGATTTCTAAAGCGGTATTTGAAGTGCTAAAAAACAATCAATAA
- a CDS encoding thermonuclease family protein, with product MRSKLRRILNLRKIASSPTKLFLALIFILFAFFLQDFTKSSESFEARVIKVIDGDTLDILSARGKERVRIYGIDAPELKQEFGHKVKTYLQGLILNQKLTINYKNKDKYGRIVACVELGEKDIGKHLVSEGYAWAYWGKSYEGEQMKAKESKKGLWQSKNPIEPFRWRKANK from the coding sequence TTGAGAAGTAAGCTAAGAAGAATTTTAAATTTAAGAAAGATTGCAAGTAGTCCTACGAAGTTATTTTTAGCTTTAATTTTTATTTTATTCGCATTTTTTTTACAAGATTTTACCAAGAGTAGTGAGAGCTTTGAGGCGAGAGTTATTAAAGTTATTGATGGAGATACTTTAGATATTTTAAGTGCGAGAGGTAAAGAAAGGGTGCGAATTTATGGCATTGATGCACCCGAGTTAAAACAAGAATTTGGGCATAAGGTTAAGACTTATTTGCAAGGGCTTATTTTAAATCAAAAGCTGACAATCAACTATAAAAATAAAGATAAGTATGGTAGAATAGTCGCCTGTGTGGAGCTGGGGGAAAAAGATATCGGAAAGCATTTGGTAAGCGAGGGCTATGCTTGGGCTTATTGGGGTAAAAGTTATGAGGGGGAGCAAATGAAAGCCAAAGAAAGCAAAAAAGGGCTTTGGCAGAGTAAAAATCCCATCGAGCCATTTAGGTGGCGTAAAGCAAATAAGTGA
- a CDS encoding low molecular weight protein-tyrosine-phosphatase: MKKIIFVCLGNICRSPMAEFVMKDLLEKEGRIGEFQISSAGTSGEHNGEGMHYGTKNKLSVKNIKISNFVSKKLTQEMCDESDMIIVMDNMNLQNVKRVYKNVESKLRKMTDFAKGLGYDEVPDPWYSGNFDETYTIISKACMGLIKEL, translated from the coding sequence ATGAAAAAAATTATTTTTGTATGTTTGGGGAATATTTGTCGCTCTCCTATGGCTGAGTTTGTGATGAAAGATTTGTTAGAAAAAGAGGGTAGAATAGGGGAATTTCAAATTTCAAGTGCTGGTACTTCAGGTGAGCATAATGGCGAGGGTATGCACTATGGCACGAAAAATAAGCTAAGTGTTAAAAATATCAAAATTTCAAATTTCGTCAGTAAAAAACTCACGCAAGAAATGTGTGATGAGAGTGATATGATTATCGTTATGGATAATATGAATTTGCAAAATGTAAAACGCGTTTATAAAAATGTCGAGTCTAAATTAAGAAAAATGACCGATTTTGCTAAGGGCTTGGGCTATGATGAAGTCCCTGACCCTTGGTATAGTGGGAATTTTGACGAGACTTATACTATTATCTCTAAGGCTTGTATGGGCTTAATCAAGGAGCTTTAA
- a CDS encoding RNA degradosome polyphosphate kinase: MQTQPNMFLNRELSWLRFNSRVLDQCSRDLPVLERLKFIAIYCTNLDEFYMIRVAGLKQLFSAGVNASSSDEMPPLTQLKEIRKYLHEEKKLLEKYFHQIINELSNENLFIKSYEELSAELKAKCDEYFFSNIFPVIVPIAIDATHPFPHLNNLSFSLAVKICDSLNPELTKFGMIRIPRILPRFYEVNSNTYVPIESIVKQHAEEIFPGFKLLASTAFRVTRNADIVIEEEEADDFMLILEQGLKLRRKGAFVRLQIEENADAQILEFLHAHTKIFHKDVYEYSTLLNLPSLWQIVGNKAFTHLLSPLYTPKTLPPFDENLSIFEAIDKEDILIIQPFESFDPVYKFIKEASDDPEVISIRITLYRVEKNSNIVQALIDAANEGKQVTVMVELKARFDEENNLHWAKALENAGAHVIYGIAGFKVHAKVSQVIRKSGDKLKFYMHLSTGNYNASSAKIYTDVSYFTSKAEFAKDTTSFFHILSGFSKNRRLESLAMSPNQIKERILKMIKLESTKGNEGVIIAKMNSLVDSDVISALYEASCKGVQIDLIVRGICCLRPNTEYSKNIRVRSIVGKYLEHARIFYFKHSSPNYFISSADWMPRNLERRLELMTPIFDERSKTKLAQFLKLELNDNALAYELREDGEYYKIAPKENDKIIDSQLTLEEIVSKIYKTIQKENDESKATHLASKLFKEN; encoded by the coding sequence ATGCAAACTCAACCTAATATGTTTTTAAACAGAGAGCTTTCTTGGCTTCGTTTTAATTCTCGCGTTTTAGACCAGTGCAGTAGGGACCTGCCCGTGCTTGAAAGATTGAAATTTATAGCGATTTATTGCACTAATTTAGATGAGTTTTATATGATAAGGGTTGCAGGACTTAAGCAGCTTTTTAGCGCTGGGGTTAATGCGAGCAGCAGTGATGAAATGCCTCCTCTTACTCAGCTTAAAGAAATTCGTAAATACCTACACGAAGAAAAAAAGCTTTTGGAAAAATATTTTCATCAAATTATCAATGAGCTTTCAAATGAAAATTTATTTATCAAATCTTACGAGGAATTAAGCGCGGAACTTAAAGCAAAATGCGATGAGTATTTTTTCTCCAATATTTTCCCCGTCATCGTGCCTATCGCCATAGACGCAACGCACCCTTTTCCGCATCTTAATAATCTTTCTTTCTCTTTGGCGGTTAAAATTTGCGATAGTCTCAATCCTGAGCTTACTAAATTTGGTATGATACGCATTCCTAGAATTTTGCCACGCTTTTATGAGGTTAATTCTAACACCTATGTCCCCATAGAAAGCATAGTTAAACAACACGCAGAAGAAATTTTTCCGGGCTTTAAGCTATTAGCTTCAACCGCATTTAGAGTTACAAGAAATGCTGACATTGTCATAGAGGAAGAAGAAGCAGATGATTTTATGCTAATCCTTGAACAAGGGCTTAAATTGCGTAGAAAAGGTGCTTTTGTGCGTCTTCAAATCGAAGAAAACGCCGACGCGCAAATTTTAGAATTTCTTCACGCCCACACAAAAATTTTCCATAAAGATGTGTATGAATACTCCACTTTACTTAATCTCCCCTCACTTTGGCAAATCGTAGGAAATAAGGCTTTCACACATCTTTTAAGTCCGCTTTATACGCCAAAAACTTTACCGCCTTTTGATGAAAATTTATCTATTTTTGAGGCGATTGATAAAGAAGATATTTTAATCATACAGCCTTTTGAGAGCTTTGACCCTGTTTATAAATTCATCAAAGAAGCCAGCGATGACCCTGAGGTGATTTCCATAAGAATCACGCTTTATAGAGTTGAAAAAAATTCCAACATCGTCCAAGCTCTCATCGACGCTGCCAATGAGGGCAAGCAAGTTACCGTAATGGTGGAATTAAAGGCTAGGTTTGATGAAGAGAATAATTTACACTGGGCTAAAGCCTTAGAAAATGCAGGCGCACATGTCATTTATGGAATCGCTGGTTTTAAAGTGCATGCAAAAGTCTCTCAGGTCATTAGAAAAAGTGGGGATAAACTCAAATTTTATATGCATCTTAGCACAGGAAATTACAATGCTTCCAGTGCAAAAATTTATACAGATGTGAGCTATTTCACCTCAAAGGCAGAATTTGCTAAAGACACGACAAGCTTTTTTCATATCCTCTCAGGCTTTAGTAAAAATCGCCGCTTAGAAAGCCTCGCAATGAGTCCAAATCAAATCAAAGAAAGAATTTTGAAAATGATAAAACTTGAAAGCACAAAGGGAAATGAGGGTGTTATCATCGCTAAAATGAATTCTTTGGTTGATTCTGATGTGATTAGTGCTTTATACGAAGCATCTTGTAAGGGGGTGCAAATCGATTTAATCGTGCGTGGAATTTGCTGTTTGCGTCCTAACACAGAATACAGCAAAAATATACGCGTAAGAAGTATAGTAGGGAAATATTTGGAACACGCTAGAATTTTTTATTTTAAACATAGCAGTCCAAATTATTTTATCTCAAGTGCGGATTGGATGCCTAGAAATTTGGAAAGAAGGCTTGAGCTGATGACGCCGATTTTTGATGAACGCTCCAAAACAAAACTCGCGCAATTTCTAAAACTAGAACTGAACGATAACGCCCTAGCATACGAACTTAGAGAAGATGGAGAATATTACAAAATCGCTCCAAAAGAAAATGATAAAATCATCGATTCGCAACTTACGCTAGAAGAAATCGTCAGTAAAATTTACAAAACCATACAAAAAGAAAATGACGAAAGTAAAGCAACGCACCTAGCTTCTAAGCTTTTCAAGGAGAATTAA
- a CDS encoding DUF2972 domain-containing protein codes for MFRGGGGGRLKLIYISPHGCGAAAFINYLFFCDVFCPPSWNMPLDSKERYIRYFTYLSEGKYPYYGVNISEFNVKDMEKFLYLLGEDTPVIIGTRDSIGILKHCIGRNWDKVQMPINREFNLSHDFRDYIDYITHKDMETKVDFNDLENSFTSAKILPFFKNITPVDCAEILPDKAFKTMQNLALKFHFNPPKNEAYFQNYEFKGYIRYLLPLVLYANENDPVFSLKQSVKETPLDRENSLIFIINRFADHYEEYENISKELTKCLCDDLAVFIKKEDLKRISKEFYAKIKTYLSEFITEIVRVTKEAEEKILKEKDVLEYLKKHKDISLKLKQIFDEELRYFKQHHPNLVETWHYYKEFEKICENFKSS; via the coding sequence ATGTTTCGGGGGGGGGGGGGGGGACGCCTTAAGCTCATCTATATCTCGCCTCACGGCTGTGGTGCAGCAGCTTTTATCAATTATCTTTTCTTTTGCGATGTCTTTTGTCCGCCCTCTTGGAATATGCCACTTGATTCAAAAGAACGCTATATACGATATTTTACATATTTAAGTGAGGGAAAATACCCCTATTATGGAGTGAATATTAGCGAATTTAATGTAAAGGATATGGAAAAATTTCTGTATTTATTAGGCGAGGATACGCCAGTAATTATTGGCACAAGAGATAGCATAGGGATTTTAAAACACTGCATAGGACGCAACTGGGACAAAGTCCAAATGCCTATTAATAGGGAATTTAATCTTAGCCACGATTTTAGAGATTATATTGATTATATCACGCATAAAGATATGGAAACAAAGGTCGATTTTAACGACCTTGAAAACTCTTTTACGAGTGCAAAAATTTTGCCTTTTTTTAAAAATATCACGCCGGTAGATTGTGCAGAAATTTTGCCAGATAAAGCCTTTAAAACAATGCAAAACTTAGCCTTGAAATTTCATTTTAACCCACCTAAAAATGAAGCATATTTTCAAAATTATGAATTTAAAGGCTACATCCGCTATCTTTTGCCTTTAGTGCTTTACGCAAATGAAAATGACCCTGTTTTTAGCCTCAAACAAAGCGTGAAAGAAACGCCGCTTGATAGAGAAAATAGCCTCATCTTCATCATCAACCGCTTTGCAGACCACTACGAAGAATATGAAAATATCAGCAAGGAACTAACCAAGTGCCTTTGTGATGATTTGGCAGTTTTTATCAAAAAGGAGGATTTAAAACGCATTAGTAAAGAATTTTATGCAAAAATTAAGACATATTTGAGCGAATTTATCACTGAAATCGTTAGAGTTACAAAAGAAGCTGAGGAAAAAATTTTAAAAGAAAAAGATGTTTTAGAATATCTTAAAAAACACAAAGACATTAGCTTAAAATTAAAGCAAATTTTTGATGAAGAATTAAGATATTTTAAACAGCACCACCCAAATTTGGTGGAAACTTGGCATTATTATAAGGAATTTGAAAAAATCTGCGAAAATTTTAAGTCAAGCTAA
- a CDS encoding adenylyl-sulfate kinase, whose amino-acid sequence MCDLEKGGVIWFSGLAGSGKSFIAEALCEKLRTRLNNVIYLDGDELRELLGHFGYDKASRLEVSFKRSKFAHFLSSQNMLVVVSAISMWKEIYEFNRQSLKNYFEIYIKCDFDELKRRDKKGLYSGALSGQIKNVVGVDIQFDEPKAHLIIDNTELNGVNEKVDTILKALNFKA is encoded by the coding sequence ATGTGTGATTTAGAAAAAGGTGGGGTGATTTGGTTTAGTGGTTTAGCGGGGAGTGGCAAAAGTTTCATCGCTGAAGCACTTTGCGAAAAACTACGCACAAGGTTAAATAATGTCATTTATCTAGACGGAGATGAGCTAAGAGAACTCTTGGGGCATTTTGGCTACGATAAGGCTTCACGCCTTGAAGTTTCTTTTAAGCGTTCTAAATTTGCTCACTTTTTAAGTTCTCAAAATATGCTAGTTGTGGTTAGTGCCATTTCGATGTGGAAAGAAATTTATGAGTTTAATCGCCAAAGTTTAAAAAATTATTTTGAAATTTATATCAAGTGTGATTTTGACGAGCTTAAAAGACGCGATAAAAAAGGACTTTACAGCGGAGCTTTAAGCGGACAAATCAAAAATGTCGTAGGCGTGGATATACAATTTGACGAGCCAAAAGCACATTTAATCATAGACAATACAGAGCTTAATGGCGTCAATGAAAAGGTAGATACCATACTCAAAGCGTTAAATTTCAAGGCTTAA
- the murD gene encoding UDP-N-acetylmuramoyl-L-alanine--D-glutamate ligase, whose product MKKSLFGYGKTTKAIAQTLAHKMGNFAIYDDKFKEKSCDEFGNWLLPVSAFEPENSELEIPSPGFPPTHKLIKQAKNLQSEYDFFYDVMPKSVWISGTNGKTTTTQMTGHLLAKIGAQIGGNVGTPLALLEPFAKLWILETSSFTLHHTHTAKPEIYALLPISADHLSWHGSFKAYTNAKLSVLERMGENNVAILPKAYENFPTKAHIISYEDEFDLAKKMEIDANKISFTPPFLLDAIMALSIEKILLDSLSYELLNSFIMEKNKLEELFDTQNRLWVNDTKATNESAVIEALKRYKDKKIHLIVGGDDKGVDLSALFSFMREFDIELYAIGVSSEKMMAYAKKFGLNATKCEFLPKAVEEISKKLKLGEVALLSPACASLDQFSSYLERGECFKKSITNLKE is encoded by the coding sequence ATGAAAAAATCGCTTTTTGGATACGGAAAAACAACTAAGGCAATCGCCCAAACTTTAGCTCACAAAATGGGAAATTTTGCCATTTATGATGATAAATTTAAAGAAAAAAGTTGTGATGAATTTGGAAATTGGCTTTTACCCGTGAGTGCATTTGAGCCTGAAAATAGTGAGCTTGAAATCCCAAGTCCGGGTTTTCCCCCTACACATAAACTCATCAAACAAGCAAAAAATTTGCAAAGCGAGTATGATTTTTTCTACGATGTAATGCCAAAAAGCGTATGGATAAGCGGAACTAATGGCAAAACCACCACCACGCAAATGACAGGACATCTTCTAGCTAAAATAGGCGCTCAAATAGGTGGTAATGTCGGCACACCCCTAGCACTGCTTGAGCCTTTTGCTAAACTTTGGATTTTAGAAACTTCTTCTTTTACCTTGCACCACACACATACGGCAAAGCCTGAAATTTACGCACTCTTGCCTATAAGTGCTGACCACTTATCTTGGCACGGAAGTTTTAAAGCTTATACAAATGCAAAACTAAGCGTTTTAGAAAGAATGGGTGAAAATAATGTCGCTATCCTACCAAAAGCTTACGAAAATTTTCCTACAAAAGCTCATATTATAAGCTATGAAGATGAATTTGACTTAGCAAAAAAAATGGAAATTGACGCTAACAAAATCTCTTTCACCCCTCCCTTTTTACTCGATGCCATAATGGCTTTAAGCATAGAAAAAATTCTACTTGATAGCCTTAGCTACGAGCTTTTAAATAGCTTTATAATGGAAAAAAATAAGCTTGAAGAGCTTTTTGATACACAAAATAGACTTTGGGTCAATGACACAAAAGCCACAAACGAATCTGCCGTGATAGAGGCACTCAAACGCTACAAAGATAAAAAAATTCATCTTATCGTAGGTGGAGATGATAAGGGTGTGGATTTGAGTGCTTTATTTTCATTTATGAGAGAATTTGACATTGAGCTTTATGCCATAGGCGTAAGCAGTGAAAAAATGATGGCTTATGCGAAAAAATTTGGACTAAACGCTACAAAATGCGAATTTCTACCAAAAGCCGTAGAAGAAATTTCAAAAAAGCTTAAACTTGGAGAAGTTGCACTTTTAAGCCCAGCTTGTGCGAGTTTAGACCAGTTTAGCTCCTATTTAGAAAGAGGAGAGTGCTTTAAAAAAAGCATAACAAATTTAAAGGAATAA